CAGCAGAAACTTCATGCTTTCAATCCAGTTTCACTTACCACTTGTGAAATTCTTAactttccaaactttttttttttaaagcagaaaatgattTAGACTACTATTTCCAGAGCTTTTGTTTACAAGCTCTGCAAGGCTAACTGGCACCATCGTCTGTTTTTATAATAGCCATCTCGAGAGATCTTAAAAAGCAGCTGCATTCCTCTTTATCAGAGAGTGAGCTCTGAACGTGAGCATGTGTGGCAGCTTTAAGTATTCCAGCTATTTGTTGAAGCAGCTCAGCTAAGAAATTTCCAGGGCTTTCTCCTCATATGCAAGATAATGTACAGAATTACATTTAACTACTTCTGTAGTCAAGTGATCCAGTAATGCTATTTGACCTCCCTGCACAGCTGTGAGGCACTACCCCACAGGTTTCAATTTGTGCCCTACACATACATTTTATGTGAATCCTACTAGCCTTCCCATTTAAACATAAACTTTAAAACTTGTAATGCCCCCTACATGCTGACAATGAGCAGGCCCTAGACAAACAGCTCTCTTTTGTATGTTACTGAGGTTTCTGTTGTAGCAAGATTTTGCCCCCTGCCCCTTCCATAAGTCTAGAGTTATGGAGAATCACATTTACTGCAGCAGAGAAATCAGAATCTAGCATGTTTGCTTAGGTCTTCCGCTCTGCTGACAGAAGGCAATTTGAGGAACACACTGTAAGCTGTAGTACTCATCACTGAAACGTGGAACAATAAAAACTCTTTATATAAGGGGAATGCAACACTATGCCTTAAATCCAGGCCTGCATTCTAGCATTTGCAAGCAATCAAAAAATCAGTTTGTTCATCTGTTCCTCACAGCCAGCTGCTATCAGAGGAGTGCACCAATAGAGGGCGGAGTTGGGGATGGGAGCAACCAGCCTCAACTGGATAGTAAGTACTGGAAACAATCTGCAGCAATTTTAACTGCAACTAGATTGCGAGATGAAGCACTTGGCAGATACAGAAACCCAGAATGAgaacatttctctgaaaaaatagAGAGAAGATATGAATGGCCAgcacacccccctcccccacctcAATACTATTAACTGTTAGTTACAAAGCATTACTTATCTGAAGTAAAAAGCAGGATTTTCTGCAAGTCCCTTCTAGGTCTCTCATTTTTAACTTTCAGGAGCATTTTTCAAAATCCACCACATCCTGAAAAGCCATCTGCTGGTGACAGGCATCAACGGGCTGCCCCAGAATATGCCACTTTCTCTCACCTGTTTAAGCTTCAAAGCAGCCTGGACAGAAGGTCTGTTCTCCATCTGCTGGGCCAGTCTTCTGTTTCTGGCACTGgctagctgctgctgctgctgcatggtAGCCCGAATATTCACTGGCATCGGCTGTTTGTTCTTCAGCATGTTAGTAAAGCTTCAAGGTCGAATAAAATGGGTGTTTAAATAAAGCTTTATTACATACATTTATTGGCATTTCATGGTTCTCAAGACTGGATCTCCAGATCCCATGAACCTTATGTAAAGAGTGGTACTTAGGTCACGTCATATGTGATTACGTATTCCTTGTTTTCCACAAGTGTGCAAGAACTGGAAACTCGGAAATGACGTTGTATATTAATTCAGAAGTGATAAAGTTTTAGGTTACTGATTTTAGAAATGgcaaaaggaatgaaaacaagCAATAAGCAGAGATGATCATGACAGATGGGAGAGGAcatcacagaaacagaaaagcaaactgaaatctGACTGCAAAAGCCAGATTAACCTTCAAAGGTCCgagaaaactgtttaaaaacctCAATGCCAGAAGGCAGCTTTACAAAAGACATCACCCTGAGAACAGACCAGAGTGCCTCTGGTGCACCACAGAACTGGTGCCATAAGAAATGCCACCACCCAAGCGTGCTCACTTACAAAAACAGTTCACTTTGCAATTTCTTTGGTGCACAAAGAATCTTCTGTCTTTAAGAGCTACATAGGAGCAATACAGCAAGATGGTAAGCCTCCTTAGCAGCAACCCATCAGCTTTCTACTGTGTCCTGGGAGCTACACAaggctgcaaaagaaaacacttacAGATGAGGAATATGGACTGACCAACATGAAACAGGCCAGCAAGCCTTCCCTGCACTGCACCTCACCACTCATCTTTCCTGGGGTAAGCTCCGAGCACTGGTTCAGGCTACATCTCACTGCAGCACTTGCTAGAGCAGGGACTGCAGGCCAATGGCCCCCTTTATTCCTGGTTCAACTATACCAACATAGTTAATCCAAGAGTTATTAGTAAGAAAGTGAAACATAACTGCAGCATCACTGTTGTCACCGTAGAACCGCAAAAGCTCAATGGcatggaaaaacagaagaatactcaacagaagaaataaagaaatcaagaaaagagagagatggagatgAAGCAAAGCATTTGCCTCTTACAAGGCCCAAAACATTGTTAAAGGGCCTTTGGGCTTGTTTAATGGCCTGCTGCATGCCTCTTACAGGCCAGACCACATGCACGTGTGTCTGCCTTGGACAAAGCAGCAAGCCTGCTGCAGCTTAGGTAACATGCTACCATGCTGCAGCATCAACtatataaatgtaaaaacatgtggaagaaaaagggagggcGTGAGGTTTCTCTCGTTTGTTATAACACATCCCACCATATTTATGTGTCGAATAGTTTAATATTAACTGCTACGGATAAATTTCTCCAAAACACTTGCCCTTTTAACCTGGTGTACCACATTTGTTGCAGTTTAAGACAGAGGTGCATAGCCATCTGCTTGTTTTACTGAGGTTAAGAGAGGGCAGAAACCACGTTGGTTTTTGGACACCGGACAGTGataattaagtaaaaaaatttcttatgAGCTGAAGCTGCTGTTGGCTTCCTCACCGCTCGTTCAGAGACATCTTGGTGGTGCTCTTTAGCACAACCTTCGGTGCTGACTGTGCAGCCATCTTCAGATCAAGAGAATCTGCAAAACACCAGAATTGGATTTCACAAACAGCACAGAGATCTTGCACTTACTTGgccaacattaaaaaaacctacattCCAGCTCCTTTGGTGGAGAGTCAGGAACGGGACAGGTAACAGGTATTctattaatgcatttttagtAAGTTTTCTAGGCCACCATCATGATACAGCAGGTTTAATAAATCAGCAAGTTATGCTAACTCATCCTTACTAAGAAGCCACCTTTTTAGAAAGTGAGCATTTTACCATTGGCAGGAGTAATGCTGCAAAAATACAGTCCATCAGCGGTCAAGATGGCACCCAAATGCCTTGTTTAGTACAGCATCTAGTAACACTGCCACACTTCTAGGCTTTTAGTATCAGCAAGACAGAAACCCCAGTTTGTTTGGAACAGACACATACCATATACTTGGCAATAAAGTTCCAAGATTACTCTACAGAAGTCccatatactttaaaaatattacgCTTCCATCCTCCCATTATGATTGCCACCACTTGGACCGAAATAAAACTGTAAGGGGGCAGTCACTTCAGCTTTTTAATGTGTAACAATTCCGGTAGTCAGCTCATCTGCAGTCCTAACGTGGTTCTCCAACGTGACAGCCTGCCACATGCCTCATGAAAGCAGCAAATAGATTTCAACTCAGCTGTTACTAATCTTTGGAGCACAGCTCAAGCCCGAGTGCTTTGCCAGTGATGAATACTACTGAAATGTGCTACGCTCAAACCCACTAACTATGCAGATCgatttccctttttttataTACAATTAGTATCAAATTTAATGCTTAGAGGACTGCCGAAAAGTACTCACCCTCAAAATACCTTGAGCAAAATACCTTCTTTACAGTGTTTTACAGCTAGAAACTGAGTCAACAGGTAGCCGCaacccatttttttaaaattagaaatggttttaaaaagcatttttcctgaACAACAACCGCAGCGCAGCTCGCAGAAGCAGCCCCGCTCCCGTAAGCCCGCCACGCAGCgcgggggcagccccggcaCCGCCGGCCGAGGACGGGAAGGGGAGGCCTTGGCCTGGGCCGCCGATCCAGCCTCGTCCCGACAGCTGCCCTACGAGACGGGGGGAGAAAGGCCGGCCCTGCATGCAGAAAGACTGGGCAAGGGCCAACACCGCACCACCACACCCCCCAAAGGGCAAAGATgagccccccccggccgcctGAGGGGACGCCTCGGCCTCCTTTACGGAaccggccggccggccggccggcctcCCTCCCTCAGCGCCCCCTTCTCGGCCCTCCGGCCAGGGCCAACCCCTCTCACCGAAGCAGACGGTCGCCAGGTCTCCGGTGGGGCTGGCTAGCGGGTGGCGCGGGGTATGGGGCTGACTCCGGCACCCTCCGCCAGCTTCCTCCGCACTCAAACACCAACGACAAAATGGCGGCAGCAACcacagacaccccccctcctcccaccGCCTGCGCCGGCCAAAATGGCAGCGGCGACGCGCAGGGCGCAGGCGCAGAGCCCCGTACATCACCACGCCCCCTACTATTGGGTGGGGCAGCCCTGACGCAGGGGCCGTCCCCTCGGCCATTGCgtgggcagggccgggccgggccgggccgggccgtgggcggcggcaccggcaccggcaccggcaccggcaccggcaccggctaCGGTGCGGCCTGGCCGGGTTCCAGCGGGCCCGGGCCCCTGTTCCCCCCGCGATCAGGAGCCGGTGGGCGCATGTACCGGGGCCGATCCCTCAGAGGCCGCCCAGCGGGGCCTGTCCTGGGCGGGGTCGGAGGCGCCGAAGACCTGAGGAGGCCTCCCGGGGTCTCCggtccccccgccgccggcctgGGCCTGTGACCTGGCTGTTCCCGGTGCGTCCTCGTTTTCTGCCGGGGCAGCCCCCGTCTGGGGCCCGACCGGGTGGGTCGAGGGGCCAGAGCCGTGAGGGGTGGTTGGGGAGAACCGGGGCCGGTCCCAGCCCCGGCAGACGATGGCGCTGGCGGCCTCgtgcggggccgggccgggccgggtgctgctggctggaggCCCGCCGTGGGAGGAGATCAGAACCGGTTTCTCCAGCCCACGGGGCGCGGTGCCTGCGCCTCTGGCGGGACAGGCAACGAGTCCCGGCctgtggcccccccccccggaccctcATGCCCCCATGTTGCACCCCCATGTCCTGCACCCCAACACCCCAGTGCAGGCTGGGGTCACCCaccccagctgtgctgtgccCTGGCATGATTCGGGATTGATGCCAGGCTCAGGGGCAGGGTGGGGTGCAGGGTGTGATGGAGCAACCAAAGCAAGGTGCAGACGGGAATGTCTCCAGGTGCTTGGGGTGACCCAGGGTGGCTTTTCCCTGTGACCCTGTGGCTTAGGAGAGGGAAAGCTCCCTGGTATCCCCGGGGGTACTAGTAGGGGGACAGGGCAGAAACCCCAACCCTGGAAACGAAGGAGCTGACAACACGCCTCTGGCTGGGTCAGTGCCTTTATTGTGGAGCTGGATCCCAGTGGGATCCCCTGGGTGTGCTGGGGAGCGGagggtgaggtgggggggggtggcggggggctCTGCGTTTTGGGGACGCCAtggctggctgctgcagggtggAGACCAGCCTGGGTCAGGCGTTCTCCCAGAAGAAGGTGTTGCAGGCCACAGTGAGGGCGGCCACCAGGACCACATACTCCTGGAAGTCCACCTCCCCGTCGCCGTTCTCATCCAGGTCCTGCATGATCTTCTCCACGGCACCTGTGTCCTTCtgggtctgtgtgtgtgtgtggggtgaCAGGCTGAGCCCCGGGGCTTGGCAGCCcgctgggatgctgctgccccagggcacggagggaaagggggaccccccagcccctgctccccaaCATGGCTGGTCCCTACCTCCAGGAGGCAGCCCAGCTcgctctgcagcagctccttcAGCTCCTTCTTGCTCAGCTTGTACTTGTCCCCCTCCTTGCCCGAGTAGTGGTGGAAGACGTTGATGAGCGTCTCCATGGCCCCTTCCAGCTGCGACACCATGGCTCTGGCTGCGGGGAGGCATCCACCGTGTTACGGggggcagctgccagccccccTTGCCATGAGGAGCAGCCCCCAAATCGGAGCCacccctgccctgtcccctgcCAGCGACCGTCGCATGCTGTGGCCTCCACTCTGAATACTTGGTGCCGGGCAGACAGCCAGGGGCTGTGAGGGTCTCAGGGCACCCCGCTGCTTCCCAGGGCTGCATGGGGTGCTCCTGTGGGAGGGGGCCCCGGCCGCCTGCCCCCTCTCAGGGCAGCTGTGCCCTGGCCGGGACCTGCGCTCACCTGAGCTCCCAGCTGCACTGCCCGCCTGCTGCTCGGAGTGTTCCGGGCTGGGCCAGCCAGGGACGTTAAATAAGCTCCAAGCCCCCTCCCTCCGGGAGGATCCGATACCTGCACTGGACAGCCCGGCTGGCACCgctgggctgccctgtgccGCCTTCATGGGGGGCTGGAATGTGGGGAGCCCAAACCCACAGTGCCCCGCTGCCCCGCTTGCCTCGCACCAGCCCCAGGATGACGCAGAGGAGCGTTTCTAGCCCCACCGGTACAAGATGTTTTACATCTTGTATCAGGTGCTTACGGGGTGGTGGTGGGCAGTGGAGGGGTGGGCAGTGATGCCAAGAGTTACTTTGGGGGGTTCCATGTCCCTCCCTATGCTAAATCTCGGGTGTTCCTTTTTGCCATCCCCATGCCTGAGGCTGGCCCCACTGTGGCCCCGTGGGGCAGCGGGATGCTGGGGGCACAGGGATGtgtggggtgggcaggggggtCCCTCGGTGGGGCCACCCCCCGGCCGGCTCTGCCTGCTAGCCCCATGTGCCGGGCTCTGGCTTTGCTCGCAGCTGTGGCCCCCGTGGCACCGCGGCGCCCGGGGTCTGACCCTGTGGCGTCACCCGCTCGGCGCCCGCCGGCATCCCCCATCTGTCAGCGCCATGGTGCCATGTCGGATCcgtccccagccctcctcccccagGCTGATAAGGTGCGGGTATCCGGTGTCCTCGCTATGGGAGCCAGCTGGAGCTATCGGGTGTCTCAGCCCAGgccccccggggctgcc
This genomic window from Haliaeetus albicilla chromosome 10, bHalAlb1.1, whole genome shotgun sequence contains:
- the S100A1 gene encoding protein S100-A1 isoform X1, which encodes MRVPVTGSCCPTGQATQPRGQAFPEGEARSCLVPSHAGDRGTGAPLPPAPTQTLLTRAMVSQLEGAMETLINVFHHYSGKEGDKYKLSKKELKELLQSELGCLLETQKDTGAVEKIMQDLDENGDGEVDFQEYVVLVAALTVACNTFFWENA
- the S100A1 gene encoding protein S100-A1 isoform X2 gives rise to the protein MVSQLEGAMETLINVFHHYSGKEGDKYKLSKKELKELLQSELGCLLETQKDTGAVEKIMQDLDENGDGEVDFQEYVVLVAALTVACNTFFWENA